Proteins co-encoded in one Ruegeria sp. HKCCD4315 genomic window:
- the betB gene encoding betaine-aldehyde dehydrogenase, with translation MKFQPKASHFIDGAYIEDTDGAAIDVIYPATGEVIARLHSATPAIVEQALNSAKSAQTSWAAMSGTERGRVLRRAADIMRERNYDLSVLETHDTGKPIQETTAADATSGADALEYFGGLAGSLTGEHIPLGGGDFVYTIREALGVCVGIGAWNYPTQIACWKGAPALACGNSMVFKPSETTPLSALKVAEILIEAGAPKGVYNVIQGYGDVGASLVTDPRVAKVSLTGSVPTGRKVYAAAAEGMKHVTMELGGKSPMIVFDDADIENAVSGAILGNFYSSGQVCSNGTRVFVQKGIKEAFLKRLSERLANAKIGDPMDEDVSFGPMVSENQMNIALGYIEKGKAEGARLVYGGARLDGDGFYMQPTVFADVTDDMTIAREEIFGPVMSVLDFDTEAEVMARANDTEFGLAAGVFTSDLTRAHRVVAGFEAGTCYINTYNLAPVEAPFGGSKMSGVGRENSKLAINHFSEMKTVYVSMNDVEAPY, from the coding sequence ATGAAGTTTCAGCCCAAAGCCAGCCATTTCATTGATGGCGCGTATATCGAAGATACAGATGGTGCCGCCATCGACGTGATTTACCCGGCCACTGGAGAGGTGATCGCGCGATTGCATTCGGCAACACCGGCGATTGTTGAACAGGCTCTGAACAGTGCCAAAAGCGCACAAACATCCTGGGCGGCGATGTCGGGAACCGAGCGGGGCCGGGTGTTGCGCCGAGCGGCTGACATCATGCGCGAACGCAATTACGACCTTTCCGTTCTGGAAACCCATGACACTGGGAAGCCGATCCAGGAAACCACCGCGGCGGATGCCACTTCGGGCGCGGACGCGCTGGAATACTTTGGTGGATTGGCCGGCAGTTTAACCGGCGAACACATTCCTCTGGGCGGCGGCGATTTTGTCTATACGATCCGCGAGGCTCTGGGCGTTTGCGTCGGGATTGGGGCATGGAACTATCCGACCCAAATCGCCTGCTGGAAAGGGGCCCCGGCGCTGGCCTGCGGCAATTCCATGGTATTCAAGCCATCCGAGACCACGCCCCTTTCGGCGTTGAAAGTCGCAGAAATCCTCATCGAGGCCGGCGCGCCAAAAGGCGTTTACAACGTGATCCAGGGATATGGGGATGTGGGCGCTTCGCTGGTCACTGATCCGCGCGTGGCCAAGGTTTCGCTGACCGGCTCTGTTCCGACGGGCCGCAAGGTCTATGCCGCAGCAGCCGAGGGCATGAAACACGTCACCATGGAATTGGGCGGTAAATCCCCGATGATCGTGTTTGATGACGCCGATATCGAAAACGCGGTTTCGGGTGCGATCCTGGGCAACTTCTATTCCTCGGGTCAGGTCTGCTCCAACGGCACCCGCGTGTTTGTGCAAAAGGGTATCAAAGAGGCCTTCCTCAAACGTCTCTCCGAACGTTTGGCCAACGCCAAAATCGGCGATCCGATGGATGAGGATGTCAGCTTTGGTCCGATGGTCAGCGAAAATCAGATGAATATCGCGCTGGGCTATATCGAAAAAGGCAAGGCCGAGGGTGCGCGTCTGGTTTATGGCGGAGCGCGGCTTGATGGCGACGGGTTCTACATGCAACCCACAGTTTTTGCCGACGTGACCGACGACATGACAATCGCGCGCGAAGAAATCTTTGGTCCGGTCATGTCGGTGCTGGATTTTGACACCGAAGCCGAGGTCATGGCCCGCGCCAACGACACTGAATTCGGTCTGGCCGCTGGTGTCTTCACCAGCGATCTGACACGCGCCCACCGCGTTGTGGCGGGGTTTGAGGCAGGTACCTGCTACATAAACACCTACAACCTTGCTCCGGTCGAAGCCCCGTTTGGCGGATCGAAAATGTCCGGCGTGGGGCGCGAGAACTCGAAACTGGCGATCAACCACTTCAGCGAGATGAAAACCGTC